From Nicotiana tabacum cultivar K326 chromosome 22, ASM71507v2, whole genome shotgun sequence, one genomic window encodes:
- the LOC142176659 gene encoding uncharacterized protein LOC142176659 has translation MEDISNTLAIKRWWRFRTQLSLLAEFLNAKYCSRSHPVSRAVNSKDSQIWKNMLQARDKAECRILWKINARDINFWWDSWTDNGALAKLVPQAPGNSKSTVSDFLIDGRWNMDKIREAIPEHLAQQIMHIEIGEPDQQDYAIWKDTEDGKYSTKSAWSTVRHSKQKNLELNKVWHKSILFKISFLVWRLYLRKLPFDEVIANFGNHMVSRCFCCQRTQCDSIQHTFIEGEAACHVWKYFGGPFGTTHHNNWDIRRVLKQWWDIKPKNEVHRLVLQAMPVIIS, from the coding sequence ATGGAGGATATCTCTAACACCTTAGCAATAAAAAGATGGTGGAGGTTCAGAACCCAACTATCTCTCCTGGCAGAATTCCTCAACGCTAAGTATTGTTCTAGGAGTCATCCCGTATCTAGAGCCGTTAATAGTAAAGATTCCCAGATTTGGAAGAATATGCTTCAAGCGAGAGACAAAGCTGAGTGTAGAATTCTATGGAAGATCAATGCTAGAGATATTAACTTTTGGTGGGATAGCTGGACAGATAATGGAGCATTAGCGAAGCTGGTACCTCAAGCTCCTGGGAATTCCAAAAGTACTGTCAGTGATTTTCTTATTGATGGAAGATGGAACATGGACAAGATTAGAGAAGCAATCCCAGAACACCTGGCTCAACAGATCATGCATATTGAAATTGGAGAACCTGATCAacaagactatgcaatatggaaAGACACTGAAGATGGGAAATACTCAACCAAGTCGGCATGGTCGACAGTTAGACATAGCAAGCAAAAGAATCTGGAGTTGAATAAAGTGTGGCACAAATCCATTCTATTTAAAATCTCATTCCTGGTATGGAGACTTTACTTGAGAAAGTTACCATTCGATGAAGTTATTGCAAATTTTGGGAATCACATGGTATCCAGATGCTTTTGCTGTCAAAGAACACAATGTGATTCCATCCAACATACCTTTATAGAGGGCGAGGCTGCCTGTCATGTATGGAAATATTTTGGAGGGCCTTTTGGTACCACCCATCATAATAATTGGGATATTAGAAGAGTGCTCAAACAGTGGTGGGATATAAAGCCTAAGAATGAAGTACACAGGCTAGTTCTTCAAGCTATGCCAGTGATTATTAGTTAG
- the LOC142176627 gene encoding uncharacterized protein LOC142176627, with protein sequence MTEGVFTITATDKDNSRAQSSIISNYNIDTRNDVVEQPLQPNGVINNGERLTDDVTRKKKKKPGVFGLFKAAMFVLRHRTKGKQKAAQVVVSSTKGDWKKLVGSMRPLHLQDNNNSRTPSQTAAYDYCATTSSPSALSCSGTMSQYASANDLQALDVPAAAAAAPSITDSMSQYASSNDLQALEASTSSGTMSQYASANNLQELDDEEEEEDPDQVFDAIGADDMIDAKAEEFILQFYQQMRRQNIDSMSGQFN encoded by the coding sequence ATGACGGAAGGCGTATTCACCATCACAGCAACTGACAAAGACAACAGCAGAGCCCAATCGTCTATAATTTCCAATTACAATATTGACACCCGCAATGATGTCGTCGAACAACCCCTGCAGCCTAACGGCGTCATTAATAACGGAGAGAGGCTTACCGATGACGtaacgaggaagaagaagaagaagccagGTGTATTTGGCTTGTTCAAAGCTGCAATGTTCGTGTTGCGCCATCGTACAAAAGGAAAGCAGAAAGCAGCTCAGGTAGTTGTATCATCCACCAAGGGAGATTGGAAGAAGCTGGTGGGGTCCATGCGGCCTCTGCATCTCCAGGACAACAATAATAGTCGTACGCCGTCCCAGACGGCGGCATACGATTACTGTGCCACCACATCATCACCTTCAGCTTTGTCGTGTAGTGGAACCATGAGCCAGTACGCTTCGGCAAACGATCTCCAAGCACTGGATGtgcctgctgctgctgctgctgcacCATCAATTACCGACAGCATGAGCCAGTACGCTTCATCAAACGATCTCCAAGCACTGGAGGCCTCAACTTCCTCTGGCACCATGAGCCAGTATGCTTCCGCAAACAATCTCCAAGAACtcgatgatgaggaggaagaagaggatcCTGACCAGGTCTTCGATGCTATTGGCGCTGACGACATGATCGATGCCAAGGCCGAGGAGTTCATCCTTCAGTTTTACCAACAGATGAGGCGTCAAAACATTGACTCAATGAGCGGCCAATTCAATTAA